Proteins co-encoded in one Pirellulales bacterium genomic window:
- a CDS encoding transposase codes for MGSTLAIHWTVTTHGTWLHGDPKGSWKNGTLMGPDPLLRQAASENMTNEAETLSQPEIELAAEAFGRVCQKGGHQVLAATIRPIHAHLVLGRIASPAEKVIWWLKRQSAAAVFDSRRSQGRPTPRHLWTNRRFVVFIYDERHLANTIKYVQRHNIEAGLSANPYSWIDPLNRNDT; via the coding sequence ATGGGCAGCACATTGGCGATCCATTGGACGGTGACCACACATGGAACGTGGTTGCATGGCGATCCAAAAGGATCTTGGAAGAATGGCACATTAATGGGCCCAGATCCTTTATTGCGGCAAGCCGCCTCCGAAAACATGACGAATGAGGCGGAAACATTGTCCCAGCCAGAAATCGAGTTAGCCGCCGAAGCGTTCGGACGAGTTTGCCAAAAGGGAGGGCATCAGGTGTTGGCAGCGACCATTCGACCCATTCATGCACATTTAGTGTTAGGTCGCATTGCAAGCCCGGCGGAAAAAGTAATTTGGTGGCTCAAAAGGCAGAGTGCCGCAGCAGTGTTTGACTCACGCCGCAGTCAGGGACGCCCTACTCCGCGGCATTTGTGGACCAATCGCCGATTCGTGGTGTTTATTTATGACGAGCGGCACTTGGCCAATACAATTAAGTACGTTCAGCGCCACAATATTGAAGCAGGATTGTCGGCAAATCCGTATTCGTGGATTGACCCGCTTAATCGCAATGATACATAG